Part of the Neisseria brasiliensis genome is shown below.
GGCGTGGCCGTGTATTGGCATGGTGGGCGATTATCGGCTTGTTTGTCACTGCCTTTGCCTTTATCGGCGTGAACATGTTCTTGAGCGGTTTGCACTCTTACGGTACGCTGTAAATCTTATCGTAAAGGCCGTCTGAAACGGGATTGTTTCAGACGGCCTTTTTATCATTTTAAATGGATTCAATCCAATTAGTTTTTATCCAAGTCCAAATCGGCTTTGTATTCGATACGGCCATGGTCTTTGTCTTCAATCGATACGTCTAATTCATGGTTGCCGCGTTTGAATTTCAAATCGGCATCGTCGCGTTTGATTTCAGACTCAACCACTTTGAAGCCTTTGCGTTTAGCGTGGGCAATCACTTTTTTGGCCAAGGCTGGAATTGAAGTATGGCGTGAAGACAGCTCGGCTTCGTATTCAAATTCGCCATTGCCTTGACGGTCGGCTTTGATGGTTTTCGCGCCGGCAGGTTTGTAGATTTCAGACGGCACTGGTGCGGCAAACGCGCTGGCTGAAAACAGAGCCAAAATACCGGTCAACATCAAAGATTTGGTTTTATTCATGATAGATTCCTTTTCTTCAAGGGTATTAAATTTGTGATGTAGCGGATTGTAGCGCCGGCCTGAAAAAATCGGCAAGCGACTAAACCAGCTTTTACCTTAGCGGATTTTCTTACCATTTGGCTTACGACTCTTTGCAAAACCTGCGGAAACTTACGCAAATTGCTGCGCATAAATGAGTAAAAAACTAAGCTTTAAGCATAGTCTTCATCAATGTGCGCAGCAAGCAAGATTAAAATCGGCTAAAATACAGCATTATTTTTTCAGACGGCCTTAAGCTATGTTGGTATTGGGAATCGAATCTTCTTGTGATGAAACCGGTGTTGCCTTGTATGACACCGAACGCGGCTTGCTGGCGCATCATCTGCACACGCAAATGGCCATGCATGCCGAATATGGCGGCGTGGTGCCTGAATTGGCCAGCCGTGACCATATCCGCCGCGTGGTGCCGCTTACCGAAGGCGCGTTGCAGGAAGCCGGTGTCGGCTATGACGATATTGATGCGGTGGCTTTCACCCAAGGGCCGGGCTTGGGTGGGGCACTGTTGGCCGGTTCCAGCTATGCGAATGCCTTGGCCTTTGCACTCAATAAGCCGGTGATTCCGGTGCACCATTTGGAAGGGCATTTATTGTCGCCATTGCTGGCAGATGAAAAACCGGAATTTCCGTTTGTCGCCTTGTTGGTGTCGGGCGGCCACACGCAATTTATGGCGGTGCGCGGTATTGGCGATTACACGCTGCTGGGCGAAAGCGTGGATGACGCGGCGGGCGAAGCATTTGATAAAACCGCCAAGCTGCTGGGTTTGCCGTATCCGGGCGGGGCAAAATTGTCGGAGTTGGCCAAATTAGGCACGCCTGATGCGTTTACCTTTCCGCGCCCGATGCTGCATTCGCACGATTTGCAAATGAGCTTTTCCGGCTTGAAAACTGCCGTGTTGACTGCGGTGGAAAAAGTACGCGCGGAAACGGGCAGCGATGAGATTCCCGAGCAAACGCGCAACGATATTTGTCGCGCATTTCAAGATGCCGTGGTCGATGTGTTGATTGCCAAATCGAAAAAAGCCTTGCTGGATACCGGATTCAGCACCTTGGTGGTGGCCGGTGGTGTGGGGGCAAACTGGAAGCTGCGCGACGAATTCAGTCGCTTGAGTGTGACCATGCCGTCTGAAAAAGGCAAGCCGAAACCAAAACAAGAAGCGGTAAACGTGTTTTTCCCGCCGATGGCTTATTGCACCGATAACGGCGCGATGATTGCTTTTGCGGGCGCCATGCGTTTGCAGGACAGACAACAGGCTGCCGGTTTTAATGTGAAACCGCGCTGGCCGCTGTCGGATATTGTGAAAGCATGATGCTTTCACCTGATTGAACAAAAAGGCCGTCTGAAATCAAATTCTTTCAGACGGCCTTTCATGTATCTAAACCAATTTATTTTTGGTTTTTCTCAATAATTTCTTTCAGCTGTGGCATCGGGCTGTAACCACTTTGCGTGCGGCCGTTCGGGAACACGATGGTTGGTGTGCCGGTGAAGCCCAGTTGCTCGCCCAGAGACATGGTTTCGGCAACCGGATTGTCACAGGCTTTGGCGGCAGGCGGGGTTTTGCCTTCGCGCATCCATTCTGTCCATGCTTTGGTGGCGTTTGGTTGGCACCAGATGTTTTCCGCTTTGCGTTGTGCATCAGGGTGCAGGCTGGCGATTGGCATCATGAAGTTGTAAATGGTGATGTCGGTCATTTTGGCAAATTCGTGCTCTAAGCGTTTACAGAATGGGCAATCCGGGTCGCTGAACACGGCTACTTTTAATTTGCCGTTGCCACGCACTTCTTTAATCGCTTTGTCCAAAGGCAGGCTGTCGAAATCAAGCTTGTTCAATTCCGCCGCGCGCTCGTCGGTCAGGCTCTCGCGTGAGTTGACATCAATCAAATCGCCGACCAGCATGTAATCGCCTTTTGAGTCGGTGTAGATAATCTGATTGCCGCTCACAACCACTTCATACACGCCTTGCATCGGGGTTTCGCCCACGCTTATCACTTTTAATTCTTGCGCTTCATACACTTTTTCCAGCTTGGTTTTCAGTGATTCGGCTACGCTTTTATCGGCGGCTTTCGGTGCGGCAGCAGAAGCGGCTGCAGCAGGAGCGGAAGCGGCACCTTTATTGGTCACGGTGGTTTGGCCGCAGGCAACCAAAGGCAGCATGGCCAATGGCAGTAATGTGTTGATTAATTTCAATTTCATGTTGCTCTGAATGAGAATGTAAAAACCGCATTGTAGCAAAACTCGGCGCGCTATGCAGATAAGTTTATTGCTGTATCGCTTGCTGATAAAATGGCTTTTTTCAGGCCGTCTGAAACATCAGGCGCGCGAAACCCAAACTAATTGATTTGAATCATGATTTATCATCATATTGCCCTTAATGTGCCGCTTTCAGACGGCCTGCTGACTTATGCGCACCACGAAGCCTTGCCGGTTGGCACGCGCGTGGTGGTGCCGTTTCGCAACAAACCGCAAGTCGGCATGGTGTGGGCAAACGATGTCATGCCCGATATTGATGTGCGCAAGATTCAAAGTGTTCAGACGGCCTTTACCGACGAACCGCCGCTGCCGCAGGATTGGCGCGCATTGTTGGCGTTTACCGCGCGCTATTACCATTATCCGCTGGGGCAGGCCGTGTTCACCGCGTTGCCGCAAGGCTTGAAGGAAACCAAGCCTGTGGCCATGCCCGAGCCGCCGCTGTTTTACCGTTTAAACGAATCCGGCAGGGCGCAAACGCCGCCGCCCGAGCGCTTCCATAAAAAACGCGCCGTGTGGGAGGCTTTGCTTTCAGACGGCCTGACGCTATCCGTTTTAAAAAAAATCCACAGCCAAGCAGAAAAATTGTT
Proteins encoded:
- the tsaD gene encoding tRNA (adenosine(37)-N6)-threonylcarbamoyltransferase complex transferase subunit TsaD produces the protein MLVLGIESSCDETGVALYDTERGLLAHHLHTQMAMHAEYGGVVPELASRDHIRRVVPLTEGALQEAGVGYDDIDAVAFTQGPGLGGALLAGSSYANALAFALNKPVIPVHHLEGHLLSPLLADEKPEFPFVALLVSGGHTQFMAVRGIGDYTLLGESVDDAAGEAFDKTAKLLGLPYPGGAKLSELAKLGTPDAFTFPRPMLHSHDLQMSFSGLKTAVLTAVEKVRAETGSDEIPEQTRNDICRAFQDAVVDVLIAKSKKALLDTGFSTLVVAGGVGANWKLRDEFSRLSVTMPSEKGKPKPKQEAVNVFFPPMAYCTDNGAMIAFAGAMRLQDRQQAAGFNVKPRWPLSDIVKA
- a CDS encoding DsbC family protein, translated to MKLKLINTLLPLAMLPLVACGQTTVTNKGAASAPAAAASAAAPKAADKSVAESLKTKLEKVYEAQELKVISVGETPMQGVYEVVVSGNQIIYTDSKGDYMLVGDLIDVNSRESLTDERAAELNKLDFDSLPLDKAIKEVRGNGKLKVAVFSDPDCPFCKRLEHEFAKMTDITIYNFMMPIASLHPDAQRKAENIWCQPNATKAWTEWMREGKTPPAAKACDNPVAETMSLGEQLGFTGTPTIVFPNGRTQSGYSPMPQLKEIIEKNQK